A single region of the Triticum dicoccoides isolate Atlit2015 ecotype Zavitan chromosome 2B, WEW_v2.0, whole genome shotgun sequence genome encodes:
- the LOC119366815 gene encoding L-type lectin-domain containing receptor kinase IX.1-like, with product MDPRGLLLLPLLLLAVAAVSVEAEGQTYFPLYPYCSTRDNYAEDSQYRFNLLALFGDLPWRAISNRGFYAGTAGEAPDEVFGLMGCYADSSWTACHDCLYAAAAGIQLSCRYSRQMKGAYDACVLRYSNRAFFSVADLSIAFNTSLDSHVADPASMNATRWDLITRLAWEASRSPLRFANGSMPCTVNGTSHMMHGLAQCTRDLNASECSRCLTEFVAALSDVRPNNIKGGVKGYSCYVAYSIGDDLKITIPPPAEEATPFSSHQTGRRTQLMAGAYASSVVMVIISMNLLIWFFIRRRLNRMAREEKVDALENDPLEDDFEKRTGPKRFLYSDLAIATNNFSDEKKLGEGGFGSVYKGFLKELKVEVAIKKVSKSSKQGRKEYISEVKIISQLRHRNLVQLIGWCHCGDELLLVYDIMLNGSLDTHLYSSSTILSWPLRLEIVLDLGSALVYLHQDWEQCVLHRDIKPSNIMLDSSFHAKLGDFGLARLVDHGRAPYTTGLAGTLGYMDPECMVTGKTSAESDVYSFGVVLLEIACGKQPAVAREETEDVIHLVQWVWDSLGGGRILDAADPRLGMVFDDREMECVMVVGLWCAHPDLNLRPSIKQAVNVLRFEAPLPNLPAKMPVATFKPTIDSIISASQLSGGR from the exons ATGGATCCACGGGGCCTTCTCCTCCTCCCCCTGCTGCTCCTCGCCGTTGCCGCCGTCTCTGTAGAAGCAGAGGGGCAGACCTACTTCCCGCTGTATCCTTACTGCTCGACCAGGGACAACTACGCGGAGGACAGCCAGTACCGGTTCAACCTTCTCGCCCTGTTCGGCGACCTCCCGTGGCGCGCCATCAGCAACCGCGGCTTCTACGCCGGCACGGCCGGCGAAGCGCCCGACGAGGTGTTCGGCCTCATGGGGTGCTACGCGGATAGCAGCTGGACCGCGTGCCATGACTGCCTCTACGCGGCGGCCGCCGGGATACAGCTATCGTGCCGGTACAGCCGGCAGATGAAGGGCGCGTATGACGCGTGCGTCCTCCGCTACTCCAACCGGGCCTTCTTCTCCGTCGCCGACCTCAGCATCGCCTTCAACACGTCGCTGGACTCCCACGTCGCCGACCCGGCCAGCATGAACGCCACCAGGTGGGACCTCATCACCCGGCTCGCGTGGGAGGCCTCGCGTTCGCCTCTGCGGTTCGCCAACGGGAGCATGCCGTGCACGGTGAACGGGACCTCGCACATGATGCACGGCCTGGCGCAGTGCACCAGGGACCTTAACGCCAGCGAGTGCAGCAGGTGTCTTACGGAATTCGTGGCAGCCCTCTCGGATGTGCGCCCCAACAACATCAAAGGTGGCGTCAAAGGTTACAGCTGCTACGTAGCGTACAGCATCGGTGACGACCTCAAAATTACCATTCCGCCACCAGCCGAAG AAGCTACACCATTTTCTTCCCACCAAACCGGTAGAAGGACACAACTGATGGCTGGAGCCTATGCAAGTTCAGTCGTCATGGTTATTATCTCCATGAATCTCTTGATTTGGTTTTTTATACGGCGGAGGCTAAACCGCATGGCCAGAGAGGAAAAGGTAGATGCTTTGGAAAATGATCCATTAGAAGACGACTTCGAGAAAAGGACTGGGCCAAAGCGGTTTCTCTACAGCGATCTTGCCATTGCCACCAACAATTTTTCGGATGAGAAGAAGCTCGGGGAAGGAGGATTTGGATCGGTGTACAAAGGATTTTTGAAGGAGCTAAAAGTTGAGGTAGCTATAAAAAAGGTGTCCAAAAGCTCcaagcaaggaaggaaggagtacATCTCCGAGGTGAAGATCATAAGCCAGTTGAGGCATCGGAACCTCGTGCAACTCATTGGCTGGTGCCATTGTGGTGACGAGCTCTTGCTTGTCTACGATATTATGCTCAATGGCAGCCTCGACACCCATCTTTACAGTTCAAGCACTATATTATCGTGGCCACTCAG GCTTGAGATAGTGCTCGATTTAGGATCAGCACTCGTGTATCTACATCAGGACTGGGAGCAATGTGTTCTACACCGGGACATCAAGCCAAGTAACATCATGCTCGACTCGTCGTTCCATGCAAAGCTTGGTGATTTTGGTTTGGCGCGGCTCGTCGACCATGGACGAGCACCATACACGACAGGTCTTGCAGGAACGCTGGGCTACATGGACCCTGAGTGTATGGTCACTGGAAAGACCAGCGCCGAGTCTGATGTCTATAGCTTTGGTGTGGTTCTCCTCGAGATCGCTTGTGGCAAGCAGCCAGCGGTGGCTCGTGAAGAAACCGAGGACGTAATTCACCTTGTACAATGGGTATGGGATTCACTTGGAGGTGGAAGGATCCTTGATGCAGCAGATCCGCGGCTCGGCATGGTGTTCGATGACCGTGAGATGGAGTGTGTGATGGTAGTTGGGCTCTGGTGTGCCCACCCTGACCTCAACCTAAGGCCATCCATCAAGCAGGCTGTCAACGTGCTGCGGTTTGAGGCGCCACTGCCAAACCTACCCGCGAAAATGCCGGTAGCAACATTTAAGCCGACTATTGATTCTATTATTTCGGCTTCTCAACTGTCAGGTGGCAGATAA